The following DNA comes from Lentibacillus sp. Marseille-P4043.
AACCCCCCGTTTACTTCAACCAACTCTACGTGTCTTGTCGTGTGTTTTCCTCGCCCTAAACTTTTAGAGATATCTGCCGTTTTCAACAGCAGGGATGGTTTTAGCGCATTTAATAAAGATGATTTTCCCACACCAGACTGGCCAGCAATAACGGTTACTTGTTTTGCAAAATAGTCGATTAAATTCGCTAAGCCCTCCGGTTGTTTTGCCGATAGTAATTCTACTGAATAGCCAATCTGCTGGTAGTGCTTTTGATAACTTTCGATTCTTTCTTTCTCTTCATCAGCGATTGCATCCATTTTTGTAATAAAAATTACTGGTTCAATCCTTTTTGATTCAATCAAAACAAGAAACCTGTCAAGCAATAATGGATTGAAATCGGGCATGATGGCAGAACTCACGATAATCGCCTGGTCAATATTGGCAATGGGAGGACGGATTAATTGGTTCTCCCTTGACTTAATTTCCTGGATATATCCTTCATCCGGATTGCTTTTATCAAACGATACAAAATCTCCAACAAGTGGTGTAATGTTTTTATTACGAAA
Coding sequences within:
- the rsgA gene encoding ribosome small subunit-dependent GTPase A, translating into MADGRIIKALSGFYYVQSEGKVYQCRGRGVFRNKNITPLVGDFVSFDKSNPDEGYIQEIKSRENQLIRPPIANIDQAIIVSSAIMPDFNPLLLDRFLVLIESKRIEPVIFITKMDAIADEEKERIESYQKHYQQIGYSVELLSAKQPEGLANLIDYFAKQVTVIAGQSGVGKSSLLNALKPSLLLKTADISKSLGRGKHTTRHVELVEVNGGLVADTPGFSSLDFNEVDLDMLADCFPEIREREENCKFRGCKHYKEPKCAVKQAVETGDIPLFRYEHYVNFYEEIQSRKPRY